A single genomic interval of Helianthus annuus cultivar XRQ/B chromosome 6, HanXRQr2.0-SUNRISE, whole genome shotgun sequence harbors:
- the LOC110863745 gene encoding putative germin-like protein 9-2: MASKLHFFLLLTVSCASLHLSMAGDPDILTDFIPPPGFFGAPSGNYFTFTGMRSLVGTPFPTTFKVLKATMIEFPALNGQSVSYSVLQFPNGTVNPPHTHPRASELLFVLMGSLQVGFVDTTNKLFTQTLQEGDIFVFPKGLVHFQFNGDAKNPALALSAFGSANPGTVKVPSAVFNSTIDDQVLALSFKTDVATIQKLKSGLSG, encoded by the coding sequence ATGGCATCAAAGCTTCACTTTTTCCTACTACTTACAGTTTCATGCGCCTCGCTGCATTTGTCAATGGCTGGAGATCCCGATATCCTAACAGACTTCATCCCTCCACCAGGTTTTTTTGGCGCTCCAAGCGGAAACTACTTCACCTTCACCGGGATGAGGTCACTCGTTGGTACAcccttcccgacaacttttaaaGTCTTGAAAGCAACCATGATTGAATTTCCGGCTCTTAACGGTCAGAGCGTTTCCTACTCTGTACTCCAGTTCCCTAATGGAACAGTTAACCCGCCCCACACCCATCCACGGGCTTCCGAGCTGCTGTTTGTTCTCATGGGTTCTTTACAAGTTGGGTTTGTTGACACAACTAATAAACTGTTTACTCAAACACTGCAAGAAGGGGACATCTTTGTGTTCCCAAAGGGACTTGTGCACTTTCAGTTTAATGGTGATGCTAAGAACCCGGCTTTGGCTCTATCCGCTTTTGGAAGTGCAAATCCGGGCACAGTGAAGGTTCCAAGTGCGGTTTTCAATTCGACTATTGATGATCAGGTATTGGCATTGTCGTTCAAGACCGATGTTGCTACCATTCAGAAGCTCAAATCTGGGCTATCAGGCTAA
- the LOC110863746 gene encoding putative germin-like protein 9-2 produces the protein MASKLHFFLLLTVSCASLHLSMAGDPDILTDFIPPPGFFGAPSGNYFTFTGMRALVGAPFPTTFKVLKATMIEFPALNGQSVSYSVLQFPNGTVNPPHTHPRASELLFVLMGSLQVGFVDTTNKLFTQTLQEGDIFVFPKGLVHFQFNADAKNPALALSAFGSANPGTVKVPSAVFNSTIDDQVLALSFKTDVATIQKLKSGLSG, from the coding sequence ATGGCATCAAAGCTTCACTTTTTCCTACTACTTACAGTTTCATGCGCCTCGCTGCATTTGTCAATGGCTGGAGATCCCGATATCCTAACAGACTTCATCCCTCCACCAGGTTTTTTTGGCGCTCCTAGCGGAAACTACTTCACCTTCACCGGGATGAGGGCACTCGTTGGTGCCCCGTTTCCCACAACTTTTAAAGTCTTGAAAGCAACCATGATAGAATTTCCGGCTCTTAACGGTCAGAGCGTTTCCTACTCTGTACTCCAGTTCCCTAATGGAACAGTTAACCCGCCCCACACCCATCCACGGGCTTCCGAGCTGTTGTTTGTTCTCATGGGTTCTTTACAAGTTGGGTTTGTTGACACAACTAATAAACTGTTTACTCAAACATTGCAAGAAGGGGACATCTTTGTGTTCCCCAAGGGACTTGTGCACTTTCAGTTTAATGCTGATGCTAAGAACCCGGCTTTGGCTCTATCCGCTTTTGGAAGTGCAAATCCGGGCACAGTGAAGGTTCCAAGTGCGGTTTTCAATTCGACTATTGATGATCAGGTATTGGCATTGTCGTTCAAGACCGACGTTGCTACCATTCAGAAGCTCAAATCGGGGCTATCAGGCTAA
- the LOC110864679 gene encoding probable helicase CHR10 isoform X2 produces the protein MNYEQRLTAAAKYVFDGDARAATEGEVNSSDYGVTAVLKPHQIEGLSWLIRRYLIGANVILGDEMGLGKTLQAISFLSYLKFCRGIHGPFLILCPLSVTDGWISEVTKFSPKLKVLRYVGDKQYRRALRREMYENVEKQSSSTNVQTLPFDVLLTTYDIALIDQDFLSQIPWHYAVIDEAQRLKNPSSVLYNVLRDHYIMPRRLLMTGTPIQNSLTELWALMHFCMPSVFGTLEQFSSTFKEGKGAPIVKEKFKSLKYVLAAFMLRRTKSRLIETGTLSLPPLTEITLMAPLVTLQKKVYMSILRKELPKLLALSSGTSNQQSLQNIVIQLRKACSHPYLFAGIEPEPYEEGEHLIEASGKLIVLDQLLQKLRNSGHRVLLFAQMTHTLDILQDYMELRKYPYERLDGSVRAEERFAAIRSFSRQSVTGNSSSESEPDPDTAFVFMISTRAGGVGLNLVAADTVIFYEQDWNPQVDKQALQRAHRIGQMNHVISINLVTERTVEEVIMHRAERKLQLSHDVIGEDAIDKEGKDMVGAEAGDLKSVVLGLRMFDPTTESNESSGQLDTSKVNAIVEKVIAFRHGGKSEFEDQTVEFTSKDLLGEKSYDPVLDEASYNSWVQKLKETSETSGDLALEEANKRLKLEEKHLKAESVRRKAEEKKLAKWEAQGYRSLSVKDVVLPHDNVLSDSGLVNLVYGDCTQPSKICPSEPCIIFSCVDDSGTWGHGGMFDALARLSSQIPKAYERASEFGDLHLGDLHLLEISGEDEENKDGNVNLWVALAVVQTYNPRRKVPRSSISIPELEQCLSKAAFSAAQKSASIHMPRIGHQNGSDRSEWYSVERLIRKYAALYGIKIYVYYFRRSS, from the exons ATGAACTACGAGCAGAGATTAACCGCCGCCGCGAAGTATGTGTTCGACGGAGACGCACGCGCCGCCACTGAGGGTGAAGTCAACTCTTCCGATTACGGTGTAACGGCGGTGCTTAAGCCTCACCAAATTGAAGGACTGTCATGGCTTATACGACGATACCTTATCGGTGCCAACGTTATTCTCG GAGACGAG ATGGGCCTAGGGAAGACATTACAAGCCATCTCCTTCCTTAGTTACTTAAAGTTTTGTCGAGGAATACACGGACCCTTCT TGATATTGTGTCCGCTCAGTGTGACAGATGGATGGATATCTGAAGTTACCAAATTCTCCCCAAAATTGAAGGTTTTGCGTTACGTTGGAGACAAACAATACAGACGCGCTTTGAGACGGGAAATGTATGAAAATGTGGAAAAACAATCGTCATCAACCAAT GTCCAGACCCTACCTTTTGATGTCCTCCTTACAACATATGATATAGCGTTAATTGATCAAGACTTTCTTTCACAAATTCCATGGCATTATGCTGTTATTGATGAGGCGCAAAGACTTAAAAACCCTTCCAGT GTTTTGTATAATGTTCTCAGAGATCACTATATTATGCCTAGAAGACTACTCATGACTGGAACACCTATTCAGAATAGCCTTACTGAACTTTGGGCGCTCATGCATTTCTGCATGCCTTCGGTTTTTGGGACATTAGAGCAGTTTTCTTCTACATTCAAGGAAG GTAAAGGTGCACCGATAGTTAAGGAGAAGTTCAAAAGCTTAAAATATGTTTTGGCGGCATTCATGCTTCGAAGAACAAAATCTAGGCTTATTGAGACTGGAACCCTATCTTTGCCACCTCTTACTGAAATCACTTT GATGGCTCCCTTAGTGACATTGCAGAAGAAGGTGTATATGTCAATATTGAGAAAGGAACTTCCTAAGCTTCTAGCATTGTCTTCCGGAACCTCTAATCAGCAATCCTTGCAGAATATC GTAATACAGCTACGTAAAGCATGTAGCCATCCTTACCTCTTTGCTGGTATAGAGCCTGAACCGTATGAAGAAGGCGAACACTTAATCGAG GCTAGTGGCAAACTTATCGTGTTGGACCAGCTCCTCCAGAAGCTACGTAATTCTGGACATCGTGTTCTTCTGTTTGCACAGATGACACATACACTTGACATCTTACAG GACTATATGGAGTTGAGGAAATATCCTTACGAACGTCTTGACGGATCTGTTAGGGCTGAAGAACGGTTCGCTGCAATAAGGAGTTTTAGCCGCCAGTCTGTCACCGGAAATTCCAGTTCTGAATCTGAACCCGATCCGGACACTGCGTTTGTCTTCATGATTTCCACCAGAGCAGGGGGTGTTGGTTTGAATCTTGTAGCTGCAGACACT GTTATATTTTATGAACAAGATTGGAATCCACAGGTGGATAAGCAGGCTCTACAACGGGCTCATAGAATTGGTCAAATGAATCATGTTATTTCTATAAATCTAGTTACTGAACGGACTGTGGAGGAG GTTATCATGCATAGAGCAGAGAGAAAATTGCAACTAAGCCATGATGTAATAGGTGAAGACGCGATAGACAAAGAAGGCAAAGATATGGTAGGAGCCGAAGCTGGTGATCTGAAATCTGTTGTACTAGGGTTACGTATGTTCGATCCTACTACTGAAAGCAATGAGAGCTCGGGTCAACTTGATACGTCAAAAGTCAACGCTATTGTTGAAAAGGTTATAGCATTCCGACACGGAGGGAAATCAGAATTTGAGGATCAAACGGTTGAGTTTACTTCAAAGGATTTATTAGGTGAAAAGTCATATGACCCTGTTCTTGATGAAGCTTCGTATAATTCGTGGGTCCAGAAGCTTAAAGAAACATCAGAGACCAGTGGTGATTTGGCGTTAGAGGAGGCAAATAAGAGATTGAAACTCGAGGAGAAGCATCTTAAAGCGGAGTCTGTTAGGAGGAAAGCCGAAGAGAAGAAATTAGCAAAATGGGAAGCTCAGGGATATCGATCTCTGTCGGTTAAAGATGTAGTGCTACCACATGATAATGTCCTGTCGGATTCGGGTTTGGTAAATTTAGTTTATGGAGACTGCACTCAGCCGTCGAAAATTTGTCCATCAGAGCCATGTATAATATTTAG TTGTGTGGATGATTCCGGAACTTGGGGCCACGGTGGTATGTTTGATGCACTCGCTAGACTTTCATCACAAATTCCAAAAGCATATGAGCGCGCTTCTGAATTCGGGGACCTTCATCTTGGTGATCTCCATCTTTTAGAAATTTCTG GTGAAGATGAGGAGAACAAAGATGGTAATGTTAATCTGTGGGTAGCTCTAGCTGTGGTTCAAACGTATAATCCCAGACGCAAAGTGCCTCGTAGCAGTATCTCTATTCCTGAACTGGAACAGTGCTTGTCGAAAGCTGCGTTTTCTGCTGCTCAAAAGTCGG CTTCGATCCACATGCCGCGAATTGGTCATCAGAATGGGTCAGACCGGTCAGAATGGTACTCGGTTGAACGTCTTATTAGGAAATATGCTGCTTTATATGGCATAAAGATATATGT GTATTATTTCCGTCGATCCTCTTAA
- the LOC110863744 gene encoding putative germin-like protein 9-2 has translation MASKLHFFLLLSVTCASLHISMAGDPDILTDFIPPPGFFGAPSGNYFTFTGMRALVGAPFPTTFKVLKATMMEFPALEGQSVSYSVLQFPNGTVNPPHTHPRASELLFVLMGSLQVGFVDTTNKLFTQTLQEGDIFVFPKGLVHFQFNCDAKNPALALSAFGSASPGTVKVPSAVFNSTIDDQVLALSFKTDVATIQKLKSGLSG, from the coding sequence ATGGCATCAAAGCTTCACTTTTTCTTACTACTTTCGGTCACATGCGCCTCGTTGCATATTTCAATGGCTGGAGATCCTGATATCCTAACAGACTTCATCCCTCCACCAGGTTTTTTTGGCGCTCCAAGCGGAAACTACTTCACCTTCACCGGGATGAGGGCACTCGTTGGTGCCCCGTTTCCCACAACTTTTAAAGTCTTGAAAGCAACCATGATGGAATTTCCGGCCCTTGAAGGTCAGAGCGTTTCTTATTCTGTGCTCCAGTTCCCTAATGGGACGGTTAACCCGCCCCACACCCATCCACGGGCTTCCGAGCTGTTGTTTGTTCTCATGGGTTCTTTACAAGTTGGGTTTGTTGACACAACTAATAAACTGTTTACTCAAACATTGCAAGAAGGGGACATCTTTGTGTTCCCAAAGGGACTTGTGCACTTTCagtttaattgtgatgctaagaacCCGGCTTTGGCTCTCTCCGCCTTTGGAAGTGCAAGTCCAGGCACGGTGAAGGTTCCAAGTGCGGTTTTCAATTCGACTATTGATGATCAGGTATTGGCACTGTCGTTCAAGACCGATGTTGCTACCATTCAGAAGCTCAAATCGGGGCTATCAGGCTAA
- the LOC110864679 gene encoding probable helicase CHR10 isoform X3, translating into MGLGKTLQAISFLSYLKFCRGIHGPFLILCPLSVTDGWISEVTKFSPKLKVLRYVGDKQYRRALRREMYENVEKQSSSTNVQTLPFDVLLTTYDIALIDQDFLSQIPWHYAVIDEAQRLKNPSSVLYNVLRDHYIMPRRLLMTGTPIQNSLTELWALMHFCMPSVFGTLEQFSSTFKEGKGAPIVKEKFKSLKYVLAAFMLRRTKSRLIETGTLSLPPLTEITLMAPLVTLQKKVYMSILRKELPKLLALSSGTSNQQSLQNIVIQLRKACSHPYLFAGIEPEPYEEGEHLIEASGKLIVLDQLLQKLRNSGHRVLLFAQMTHTLDILQDYMELRKYPYERLDGSVRAEERFAAIRSFSRQSVTGNSSSESEPDPDTAFVFMISTRAGGVGLNLVAADTVIFYEQDWNPQVDKQALQRAHRIGQMNHVISINLVTERTVEEVIMHRAERKLQLSHDVIGEDAIDKEGKDMVGAEAGDLKSVVLGLRMFDPTTESNESSGQLDTSKVNAIVEKVIAFRHGGKSEFEDQTVEFTSKDLLGEKSYDPVLDEASYNSWVQKLKETSETSGDLALEEANKRLKLEEKHLKAESVRRKAEEKKLAKWEAQGYRSLSVKDVVLPHDNVLSDSGLVNLVYGDCTQPSKICPSEPCIIFSCVDDSGTWGHGGMFDALARLSSQIPKAYERASEFGDLHLGDLHLLEISAGEDEENKDGNVNLWVALAVVQTYNPRRKVPRSSISIPELEQCLSKAAFSAAQKSASIHMPRIGHQNGSDRSEWYSVERLIRKYAALYGIKIYVYYFRRSS; encoded by the exons ATGGGCCTAGGGAAGACATTACAAGCCATCTCCTTCCTTAGTTACTTAAAGTTTTGTCGAGGAATACACGGACCCTTCT TGATATTGTGTCCGCTCAGTGTGACAGATGGATGGATATCTGAAGTTACCAAATTCTCCCCAAAATTGAAGGTTTTGCGTTACGTTGGAGACAAACAATACAGACGCGCTTTGAGACGGGAAATGTATGAAAATGTGGAAAAACAATCGTCATCAACCAAT GTCCAGACCCTACCTTTTGATGTCCTCCTTACAACATATGATATAGCGTTAATTGATCAAGACTTTCTTTCACAAATTCCATGGCATTATGCTGTTATTGATGAGGCGCAAAGACTTAAAAACCCTTCCAGT GTTTTGTATAATGTTCTCAGAGATCACTATATTATGCCTAGAAGACTACTCATGACTGGAACACCTATTCAGAATAGCCTTACTGAACTTTGGGCGCTCATGCATTTCTGCATGCCTTCGGTTTTTGGGACATTAGAGCAGTTTTCTTCTACATTCAAGGAAG GTAAAGGTGCACCGATAGTTAAGGAGAAGTTCAAAAGCTTAAAATATGTTTTGGCGGCATTCATGCTTCGAAGAACAAAATCTAGGCTTATTGAGACTGGAACCCTATCTTTGCCACCTCTTACTGAAATCACTTT GATGGCTCCCTTAGTGACATTGCAGAAGAAGGTGTATATGTCAATATTGAGAAAGGAACTTCCTAAGCTTCTAGCATTGTCTTCCGGAACCTCTAATCAGCAATCCTTGCAGAATATC GTAATACAGCTACGTAAAGCATGTAGCCATCCTTACCTCTTTGCTGGTATAGAGCCTGAACCGTATGAAGAAGGCGAACACTTAATCGAG GCTAGTGGCAAACTTATCGTGTTGGACCAGCTCCTCCAGAAGCTACGTAATTCTGGACATCGTGTTCTTCTGTTTGCACAGATGACACATACACTTGACATCTTACAG GACTATATGGAGTTGAGGAAATATCCTTACGAACGTCTTGACGGATCTGTTAGGGCTGAAGAACGGTTCGCTGCAATAAGGAGTTTTAGCCGCCAGTCTGTCACCGGAAATTCCAGTTCTGAATCTGAACCCGATCCGGACACTGCGTTTGTCTTCATGATTTCCACCAGAGCAGGGGGTGTTGGTTTGAATCTTGTAGCTGCAGACACT GTTATATTTTATGAACAAGATTGGAATCCACAGGTGGATAAGCAGGCTCTACAACGGGCTCATAGAATTGGTCAAATGAATCATGTTATTTCTATAAATCTAGTTACTGAACGGACTGTGGAGGAG GTTATCATGCATAGAGCAGAGAGAAAATTGCAACTAAGCCATGATGTAATAGGTGAAGACGCGATAGACAAAGAAGGCAAAGATATGGTAGGAGCCGAAGCTGGTGATCTGAAATCTGTTGTACTAGGGTTACGTATGTTCGATCCTACTACTGAAAGCAATGAGAGCTCGGGTCAACTTGATACGTCAAAAGTCAACGCTATTGTTGAAAAGGTTATAGCATTCCGACACGGAGGGAAATCAGAATTTGAGGATCAAACGGTTGAGTTTACTTCAAAGGATTTATTAGGTGAAAAGTCATATGACCCTGTTCTTGATGAAGCTTCGTATAATTCGTGGGTCCAGAAGCTTAAAGAAACATCAGAGACCAGTGGTGATTTGGCGTTAGAGGAGGCAAATAAGAGATTGAAACTCGAGGAGAAGCATCTTAAAGCGGAGTCTGTTAGGAGGAAAGCCGAAGAGAAGAAATTAGCAAAATGGGAAGCTCAGGGATATCGATCTCTGTCGGTTAAAGATGTAGTGCTACCACATGATAATGTCCTGTCGGATTCGGGTTTGGTAAATTTAGTTTATGGAGACTGCACTCAGCCGTCGAAAATTTGTCCATCAGAGCCATGTATAATATTTAG TTGTGTGGATGATTCCGGAACTTGGGGCCACGGTGGTATGTTTGATGCACTCGCTAGACTTTCATCACAAATTCCAAAAGCATATGAGCGCGCTTCTGAATTCGGGGACCTTCATCTTGGTGATCTCCATCTTTTAGAAATTTCTG CAGGTGAAGATGAGGAGAACAAAGATGGTAATGTTAATCTGTGGGTAGCTCTAGCTGTGGTTCAAACGTATAATCCCAGACGCAAAGTGCCTCGTAGCAGTATCTCTATTCCTGAACTGGAACAGTGCTTGTCGAAAGCTGCGTTTTCTGCTGCTCAAAAGTCGG CTTCGATCCACATGCCGCGAATTGGTCATCAGAATGGGTCAGACCGGTCAGAATGGTACTCGGTTGAACGTCTTATTAGGAAATATGCTGCTTTATATGGCATAAAGATATATGT GTATTATTTCCGTCGATCCTCTTAA
- the LOC110864677 gene encoding uncharacterized protein LOC110864677 gives MDSGKNLQNVVVMRHGDRIDNFEPLWAEKADRPWDPPLVLDGKIRAFCTGKKLNNNLGFPIHRVFVSPFLRCIQTASEAIHALCAVGDSATWMSSADGVSIDPSKIKASVEYGLCEMLNKQAIRAENAPKDGNFAFNISECEAGLPEGTVDSSSVERVYKELPKWGESTEGARDRYKNIIKTLADKYPTENLLLVTHGEGVGVSVTAHAPEHLTVYEVEYCAYSTLQRTLKQNESGTAGDFKLIGHNGILFTSTSPEVDEVVKEPEPPKSSS, from the exons ATGGATTCCGGCAAAAACCTTCAAAACGTCGTCGTTATGCGCCACGGCGACCGGATCGACAACTTCGAGCCGCTCTGGGCTGAGAAGGCCGATCGACCTTGGGATCCACCGTTGGTCTTAGACGGCAAGATTAGGGCCTTCTGTACGGGTAAAAAGCTTAACAATAACCTAGGGTTTCCTATTCATCGCGTGTTTGTGTCACCGTTTCTCCGGTGCATTCAGACCGCATCTGAAGCTATTCATGCTCTTTGCGCTGTTGGTGATTCTGCTACTTGGATGAGCTCTGCTGATGGTGTTTCCATTGATCCTTCTAAGATCAAG GCGTCTGTCGAGTATGGGCTGTGTGAAATGCTGAACAAGCAAGCCATACGGGCCGAGAACGCGCCAAAGGATGGAAACTTTGCCTTCAATATTTCAGAATGTGAAGCAggtttaccagaaggaacagttGATTCTTCGAGTGTAGAACGAGTTTATAAAGAG CTGCCAAAATGGGGAGAGTCAACAGAGGGCGCTAGAGACCGGTACAAGAACATTATCAAGACCCTTGCTGATAAATACCCTACTGAAAACTTGTTGCTTGTTACACACG GTGAAGGTGTAGGGGTCTCGGTCACTGCACACGCACCAGAGCACTTGACAGTGTATGAAGTAGAATACTGTGCATATTCAACACTACAGAGAACGCTCAAACAAAACGAATCGGGTACAGCTGGAGATTTCAAGCTGATTGGTCATAACGGTATTCTTTTTACGTCTACCTCACCAGAAGTTGATGAAGTCGTCAAGGAACCGGAGCCACCAAAGTCATCGTCTTAA
- the LOC110864679 gene encoding probable helicase CHR10 isoform X1 has product MNYEQRLTAAAKYVFDGDARAATEGEVNSSDYGVTAVLKPHQIEGLSWLIRRYLIGANVILGDEMGLGKTLQAISFLSYLKFCRGIHGPFLILCPLSVTDGWISEVTKFSPKLKVLRYVGDKQYRRALRREMYENVEKQSSSTNVQTLPFDVLLTTYDIALIDQDFLSQIPWHYAVIDEAQRLKNPSSVLYNVLRDHYIMPRRLLMTGTPIQNSLTELWALMHFCMPSVFGTLEQFSSTFKEGKGAPIVKEKFKSLKYVLAAFMLRRTKSRLIETGTLSLPPLTEITLMAPLVTLQKKVYMSILRKELPKLLALSSGTSNQQSLQNIVIQLRKACSHPYLFAGIEPEPYEEGEHLIEASGKLIVLDQLLQKLRNSGHRVLLFAQMTHTLDILQDYMELRKYPYERLDGSVRAEERFAAIRSFSRQSVTGNSSSESEPDPDTAFVFMISTRAGGVGLNLVAADTVIFYEQDWNPQVDKQALQRAHRIGQMNHVISINLVTERTVEEVIMHRAERKLQLSHDVIGEDAIDKEGKDMVGAEAGDLKSVVLGLRMFDPTTESNESSGQLDTSKVNAIVEKVIAFRHGGKSEFEDQTVEFTSKDLLGEKSYDPVLDEASYNSWVQKLKETSETSGDLALEEANKRLKLEEKHLKAESVRRKAEEKKLAKWEAQGYRSLSVKDVVLPHDNVLSDSGLVNLVYGDCTQPSKICPSEPCIIFSCVDDSGTWGHGGMFDALARLSSQIPKAYERASEFGDLHLGDLHLLEISAGEDEENKDGNVNLWVALAVVQTYNPRRKVPRSSISIPELEQCLSKAAFSAAQKSASIHMPRIGHQNGSDRSEWYSVERLIRKYAALYGIKIYVYYFRRSS; this is encoded by the exons ATGAACTACGAGCAGAGATTAACCGCCGCCGCGAAGTATGTGTTCGACGGAGACGCACGCGCCGCCACTGAGGGTGAAGTCAACTCTTCCGATTACGGTGTAACGGCGGTGCTTAAGCCTCACCAAATTGAAGGACTGTCATGGCTTATACGACGATACCTTATCGGTGCCAACGTTATTCTCG GAGACGAG ATGGGCCTAGGGAAGACATTACAAGCCATCTCCTTCCTTAGTTACTTAAAGTTTTGTCGAGGAATACACGGACCCTTCT TGATATTGTGTCCGCTCAGTGTGACAGATGGATGGATATCTGAAGTTACCAAATTCTCCCCAAAATTGAAGGTTTTGCGTTACGTTGGAGACAAACAATACAGACGCGCTTTGAGACGGGAAATGTATGAAAATGTGGAAAAACAATCGTCATCAACCAAT GTCCAGACCCTACCTTTTGATGTCCTCCTTACAACATATGATATAGCGTTAATTGATCAAGACTTTCTTTCACAAATTCCATGGCATTATGCTGTTATTGATGAGGCGCAAAGACTTAAAAACCCTTCCAGT GTTTTGTATAATGTTCTCAGAGATCACTATATTATGCCTAGAAGACTACTCATGACTGGAACACCTATTCAGAATAGCCTTACTGAACTTTGGGCGCTCATGCATTTCTGCATGCCTTCGGTTTTTGGGACATTAGAGCAGTTTTCTTCTACATTCAAGGAAG GTAAAGGTGCACCGATAGTTAAGGAGAAGTTCAAAAGCTTAAAATATGTTTTGGCGGCATTCATGCTTCGAAGAACAAAATCTAGGCTTATTGAGACTGGAACCCTATCTTTGCCACCTCTTACTGAAATCACTTT GATGGCTCCCTTAGTGACATTGCAGAAGAAGGTGTATATGTCAATATTGAGAAAGGAACTTCCTAAGCTTCTAGCATTGTCTTCCGGAACCTCTAATCAGCAATCCTTGCAGAATATC GTAATACAGCTACGTAAAGCATGTAGCCATCCTTACCTCTTTGCTGGTATAGAGCCTGAACCGTATGAAGAAGGCGAACACTTAATCGAG GCTAGTGGCAAACTTATCGTGTTGGACCAGCTCCTCCAGAAGCTACGTAATTCTGGACATCGTGTTCTTCTGTTTGCACAGATGACACATACACTTGACATCTTACAG GACTATATGGAGTTGAGGAAATATCCTTACGAACGTCTTGACGGATCTGTTAGGGCTGAAGAACGGTTCGCTGCAATAAGGAGTTTTAGCCGCCAGTCTGTCACCGGAAATTCCAGTTCTGAATCTGAACCCGATCCGGACACTGCGTTTGTCTTCATGATTTCCACCAGAGCAGGGGGTGTTGGTTTGAATCTTGTAGCTGCAGACACT GTTATATTTTATGAACAAGATTGGAATCCACAGGTGGATAAGCAGGCTCTACAACGGGCTCATAGAATTGGTCAAATGAATCATGTTATTTCTATAAATCTAGTTACTGAACGGACTGTGGAGGAG GTTATCATGCATAGAGCAGAGAGAAAATTGCAACTAAGCCATGATGTAATAGGTGAAGACGCGATAGACAAAGAAGGCAAAGATATGGTAGGAGCCGAAGCTGGTGATCTGAAATCTGTTGTACTAGGGTTACGTATGTTCGATCCTACTACTGAAAGCAATGAGAGCTCGGGTCAACTTGATACGTCAAAAGTCAACGCTATTGTTGAAAAGGTTATAGCATTCCGACACGGAGGGAAATCAGAATTTGAGGATCAAACGGTTGAGTTTACTTCAAAGGATTTATTAGGTGAAAAGTCATATGACCCTGTTCTTGATGAAGCTTCGTATAATTCGTGGGTCCAGAAGCTTAAAGAAACATCAGAGACCAGTGGTGATTTGGCGTTAGAGGAGGCAAATAAGAGATTGAAACTCGAGGAGAAGCATCTTAAAGCGGAGTCTGTTAGGAGGAAAGCCGAAGAGAAGAAATTAGCAAAATGGGAAGCTCAGGGATATCGATCTCTGTCGGTTAAAGATGTAGTGCTACCACATGATAATGTCCTGTCGGATTCGGGTTTGGTAAATTTAGTTTATGGAGACTGCACTCAGCCGTCGAAAATTTGTCCATCAGAGCCATGTATAATATTTAG TTGTGTGGATGATTCCGGAACTTGGGGCCACGGTGGTATGTTTGATGCACTCGCTAGACTTTCATCACAAATTCCAAAAGCATATGAGCGCGCTTCTGAATTCGGGGACCTTCATCTTGGTGATCTCCATCTTTTAGAAATTTCTG CAGGTGAAGATGAGGAGAACAAAGATGGTAATGTTAATCTGTGGGTAGCTCTAGCTGTGGTTCAAACGTATAATCCCAGACGCAAAGTGCCTCGTAGCAGTATCTCTATTCCTGAACTGGAACAGTGCTTGTCGAAAGCTGCGTTTTCTGCTGCTCAAAAGTCGG CTTCGATCCACATGCCGCGAATTGGTCATCAGAATGGGTCAGACCGGTCAGAATGGTACTCGGTTGAACGTCTTATTAGGAAATATGCTGCTTTATATGGCATAAAGATATATGT GTATTATTTCCGTCGATCCTCTTAA